One Defluviitoga tunisiensis genomic window carries:
- the thrB gene encoding homoserine kinase, protein MFKIRIPATSANLGPGFDCFGLALKIYNTFTFETIPSYFEFIVQFKGKEIPINQEDNLVYEAMKKTFEMFNKDIPGIRITEEINIPFSRGLGSSATAILAGILASNKILDNPMNNEEILDLAYKIEGHSDNIVPALNGGFNITIIENNKIIFKKISVDESLKIIVVIPEIKIKTKEARKILPTEITREDAIFNLSRASLLTASLITMDYSYLSLAFQDRLHQNYRAKLIPGFYDVVNSAYKEGSLGVALSGSGSSIIAFSNSNEENIAQSMINTFSSFNVNSSYIITTADNNGTIIID, encoded by the coding sequence TTGTTTAAAATAAGAATTCCAGCTACTTCAGCGAATTTAGGTCCTGGATTTGACTGTTTTGGGCTTGCCCTAAAAATCTATAACACTTTTACTTTTGAAACAATCCCTAGTTATTTTGAATTTATTGTACAATTCAAAGGAAAAGAGATCCCAATAAATCAAGAAGATAATCTAGTATATGAAGCTATGAAGAAAACTTTTGAGATGTTTAACAAAGATATTCCAGGCATAAGAATAACAGAAGAAATAAACATACCTTTTTCGCGAGGGTTAGGAAGCAGTGCTACTGCAATACTTGCAGGCATTCTAGCAAGTAATAAAATTCTAGATAATCCTATGAATAACGAAGAAATTCTCGACCTTGCATACAAAATAGAAGGACACTCTGACAATATAGTCCCTGCTTTAAATGGAGGATTTAATATAACAATTATTGAAAACAATAAAATTATTTTTAAAAAGATTAGCGTTGATGAATCACTAAAAATTATTGTTGTAATTCCCGAAATAAAAATAAAAACAAAAGAAGCAAGAAAGATACTTCCAACTGAGATTACACGTGAAGATGCTATATTTAATCTTAGTAGGGCATCATTACTAACTGCATCCCTAATTACGATGGATTACTCTTATCTTTCACTTGCTTTTCAAGATAGATTACATCAAAATTATAGAGCAAAGTTAATTCCTGGTTTTTATGATGTTGTTAATAGCGCATATAAAGAAGGCTCACTTGGCGTTGCTCTTAGCGGCTCAGGATCGTCAATAATAGCTTTTTCAAATTCAAACGAAGAGAACATCGCTCAATCAATGATTAATACTTTTTCAAGCTTTAACGTAAATAGCTCTTATATAATAACTACTGCTGATAATAATGGAACAATAATAATTGATTGA
- a CDS encoding sulfite exporter TauE/SafE family protein, which translates to MEILLFAIVGFLAQLIDGALGMLYGISCNTLLLALGIHPALASASVHISEVFTTGVSGLAHWKFGNVDKEKVKKLLLPGIIGGIIGAFLLSNLPLNIIKPIVSVYLLIVGIKIIYMFFTKPKKENERLKLRPLAFFGGLLDAIGGGGWGPIVTSTLVSNGHTPSTTIGSVNLTEFFVTIAQSVTFFFFLTNFNFKIILGLIIGGVLAAPLAAYLTKKLPSKILLLAVGIGVCFSSIRDLINAF; encoded by the coding sequence ATGGAAATATTACTATTTGCTATTGTAGGTTTTTTAGCTCAACTAATTGATGGGGCACTGGGGATGCTGTATGGAATTTCATGCAATACATTACTCCTGGCTTTGGGGATTCATCCTGCTTTGGCTAGTGCAAGCGTTCATATATCTGAGGTTTTTACGACAGGGGTTTCTGGACTTGCTCACTGGAAATTTGGCAATGTAGACAAAGAAAAAGTTAAGAAATTATTACTACCAGGAATTATAGGTGGAATAATCGGAGCTTTTTTGTTATCAAATCTTCCATTAAATATTATTAAGCCAATCGTTTCAGTTTACTTGTTGATTGTTGGAATAAAGATCATTTATATGTTTTTTACTAAGCCTAAAAAAGAGAATGAAAGATTAAAATTAAGACCTTTGGCTTTTTTTGGAGGTTTACTTGATGCAATAGGTGGAGGAGGCTGGGGACCTATTGTTACTTCAACATTGGTTTCAAATGGTCATACGCCGAGTACCACAATCGGTTCTGTCAATTTAACAGAATTTTTTGTTACTATAGCTCAGTCTGTAACTTTTTTCTTTTTTTTAACTAATTTTAATTTTAAAATAATATTAGGGTTAATTATAGGTGGTGTACTCGCTGCTCCATTAGCAGCTTATCTAACAAAAAAGCTTCCATCAAAAATCCTTTTATTAGCTGTTGGAATAGGAGTTTGTTTTTCTAGTATAAGAGATTTGATTAATGCATTTTAA